A window of Exiguobacterium sp. FSL W8-0210 contains these coding sequences:
- a CDS encoding putative quinol monooxygenase, producing the protein MGEIVVNAVLTIKAGLADQVFPILQTVYHASQKEEGCLRYSLHQSIEDEHQFMLYEVYRDEEALEAHIASDHYKAYREQIELYLMDRQVTKYVEMTF; encoded by the coding sequence ATGGGAGAAATCGTCGTCAACGCTGTACTTACAATCAAAGCAGGACTTGCGGATCAAGTCTTCCCGATTCTACAAACGGTTTATCATGCCTCACAAAAAGAAGAAGGGTGCTTACGTTATTCCTTACATCAATCGATCGAGGATGAGCATCAATTCATGCTGTATGAAGTGTATCGTGATGAAGAGGCACTTGAAGCGCATATCGCATCCGATCACTATAAAGCCTACCGTGAACAGATCGAGTTATACTTGATGGATCGACAAGTAACGAAATACGTCGAGATGACATTTTAA
- a CDS encoding SH3 domain-containing protein, which yields MKKWTAYVAGLAATLMLSSVLPAPALAESPPAQPTAETQTVTETTGAAYLKEDAALLQTADSTTVIQQLPAGTTLKTLGTDGDFTRVSWQEGAAYVATNALTQTAPVFQKQATLMSKSPLSLVASPFDPTVVTTLPAYQRIDTYGTFDTFTRLKWNEQYVYVPTAQLEQLPKLVGTRYAKRTTSLFVEPKTTSTKTAVTQNQAFETFGTIGTFTRVATKTGYAFVLTTDLADAQVVNHPETGLRYVQQQTTVYATATTKGKVVQSLPVNTSLQTYGIEGSFTRIKRNDEYAYVLTAHLGTLKYYPKTARLYVQRATPIYSDAKSSSPVLKQHQTNTLLTVYGTSGAYSRIIFRGVHAYVKTADLGTGKVYASTGTRYAKRNLSVYTSASTKSKIMYSVKRADKLTIYGTSGSYTRLKKGSVYGYVKTTDLVTKKPDLYDVTGQRYVTEDDVVIRSQAKLSGKKIGTFKKGASISIYGKSGYYTRVKYKNTFGFVDSSRIGLNKPTAKAKKGTTFYVHLDQTPLFSADVAYSRPAAYLKKGTKLIGLKSIDDDFWQVRLANGQTGYVLNPYISTSKPDMGLTQKAIDRAKIYTVKQTTSFFASPTSPKGSGLVEQGKRVYPRHRVGNFYVIQSGWTPVYLPVSAVTITSDKRVVKKNNTRGEKLIQAAVQHIGTPYTWGSQDAVNGGFDCSGLIHYATNKAGKYGGRTNVRGYWYGAFFTNRRTSIASGKRSDIVFFQNTYTDGPSHIGIMLDSEHFIHAGGSQLQINSIYEPRWQEHFLGFKSM from the coding sequence ATGAAAAAATGGACTGCTTATGTTGCTGGACTTGCCGCAACGTTAATGTTGAGCTCGGTTTTACCCGCACCCGCGCTCGCTGAATCGCCACCTGCTCAACCGACAGCAGAAACACAAACAGTCACCGAGACGACCGGGGCGGCTTATTTGAAAGAGGATGCTGCGTTGCTACAAACGGCTGATTCCACAACGGTCATTCAACAACTACCAGCAGGAACGACATTGAAGACACTTGGCACGGACGGTGACTTCACTCGTGTCAGTTGGCAAGAAGGCGCTGCTTATGTCGCAACAAACGCGTTAACGCAAACAGCACCTGTCTTTCAAAAACAAGCTACGCTGATGTCGAAAAGTCCACTCTCATTAGTTGCTTCACCATTTGACCCCACCGTCGTGACGACACTTCCCGCCTATCAGCGAATCGATACATACGGCACTTTCGACACGTTCACGCGTCTGAAATGGAACGAGCAATACGTCTACGTACCGACGGCACAACTCGAGCAACTTCCGAAATTAGTTGGGACGCGTTATGCCAAACGAACGACTTCTCTTTTCGTTGAGCCGAAGACGACGAGCACGAAGACAGCCGTCACTCAAAATCAAGCATTCGAAACGTTCGGTACGATCGGTACTTTTACGCGTGTTGCGACTAAGACGGGTTACGCTTTCGTATTGACAACTGATTTAGCAGATGCGCAGGTCGTGAACCATCCGGAAACAGGGCTACGTTACGTCCAACAGCAGACGACGGTCTATGCTACTGCGACTACGAAAGGAAAAGTCGTACAATCGCTTCCTGTGAATACTTCTCTTCAGACGTACGGCATCGAGGGGTCATTTACACGAATCAAACGAAACGACGAGTATGCCTATGTGTTGACGGCACATCTCGGTACGTTAAAATACTATCCGAAGACTGCACGCCTCTATGTTCAGCGTGCTACACCGATCTATTCGGATGCCAAATCTTCAAGTCCTGTCTTAAAGCAACATCAAACGAATACGCTGCTGACGGTGTATGGCACAAGCGGTGCCTATAGCCGGATCATCTTCCGTGGAGTTCATGCTTACGTCAAGACAGCTGATCTCGGTACTGGAAAAGTCTATGCATCAACCGGGACACGATACGCGAAACGCAACTTGTCCGTCTACACATCTGCGTCGACGAAGAGCAAAATCATGTATTCCGTCAAACGAGCTGATAAGCTAACGATTTACGGAACAAGCGGCAGTTACACACGCTTGAAAAAAGGATCGGTCTACGGTTACGTCAAGACGACGGATCTCGTCACGAAAAAGCCGGATCTGTATGACGTCACTGGCCAACGCTACGTGACGGAAGACGATGTCGTCATTCGTTCGCAGGCAAAACTATCGGGTAAAAAAATCGGCACATTCAAAAAAGGGGCCTCGATTTCGATCTACGGAAAAAGCGGTTATTATACACGCGTCAAATATAAAAACACCTTTGGTTTCGTCGATTCGAGTCGCATCGGACTGAACAAGCCGACGGCAAAAGCAAAAAAAGGAACGACATTTTATGTCCACCTGGACCAGACGCCACTCTTCTCTGCCGACGTTGCTTACAGTCGCCCAGCTGCCTATTTGAAGAAAGGAACAAAACTGATTGGTCTGAAATCGATTGATGATGACTTTTGGCAAGTTCGCCTGGCAAATGGTCAAACCGGTTATGTCCTCAACCCTTATATCAGCACGAGCAAACCCGATATGGGACTGACACAAAAAGCGATCGACCGAGCGAAAATCTATACGGTCAAACAGACGACGTCGTTCTTTGCGAGTCCGACAAGTCCAAAAGGTAGCGGACTCGTTGAACAAGGCAAACGGGTTTATCCGCGTCATCGAGTCGGAAACTTCTATGTCATCCAGTCAGGCTGGACACCTGTTTATCTTCCTGTATCCGCCGTGACGATCACGTCCGATAAACGGGTCGTTAAAAAGAATAATACGCGTGGTGAAAAGCTGATCCAAGCAGCAGTCCAACATATCGGCACACCATACACATGGGGTTCGCAAGATGCCGTGAACGGTGGTTTTGACTGTTCCGGTTTGATTCACTACGCGACGAACAAGGCCGGAAAATACGGTGGTCGGACGAACGTTCGTGGCTACTGGTACGGTGCTTTCTTTACAAATCGCCGGACGAGTATTGCAAGCGGTAAACGCTCGGATATCGTCTTCTTCCAGAACACTTATACAGATGGTCCATCGCATATCGGAATCATGCTCGATAGCGAACACTTCATCCATGCAGGCGGTTCACAGCTTCAAATCAACTCGATTTACGAACCGCGTTGGCAAGAGCATTTCCTCGGATTTAAATCGATGTAA
- a CDS encoding GNAT family N-acetyltransferase: MRYKINDQLRIRRFTPEDVEAVHAYASQPIVSQFQSWGPNTETDTKQFLHDALESELETPRRRYVFAVTFPSDVVIGAGELVITDVENKIAEIGYVLSPDEWGNGYATSIASFLLQFGFEKLELHRITATCDPRNVASERVLQKVGMTKEGQLRETVYLEDHWRDSLIYGMLDWEWQVDHE, from the coding sequence ATGCGGTATAAAATCAATGATCAACTTCGGATTCGTCGTTTTACACCAGAAGATGTAGAAGCGGTTCACGCTTATGCCTCACAACCCATCGTCAGTCAATTCCAGTCGTGGGGACCGAATACCGAAACGGATACGAAACAATTCCTACACGATGCGCTTGAAAGTGAACTCGAGACACCAAGACGTCGTTATGTCTTTGCCGTGACGTTTCCAAGTGACGTCGTCATCGGTGCCGGTGAACTCGTCATCACAGACGTTGAGAATAAAATCGCCGAAATCGGATACGTCCTCTCGCCTGATGAATGGGGGAACGGATACGCGACGTCGATTGCCTCTTTCCTTCTCCAATTCGGTTTCGAAAAACTAGAACTACACCGAATCACGGCAACGTGTGACCCACGGAACGTCGCTTCCGAACGCGTGTTGCAAAAGGTCGGCATGACGAAGGAAGGACAGCTCCGCGAGACGGTCTATCTCGAAGACCACTGGCGCGATTCCTTGATTTACGGCATGCTTGACTGGGAATGGCAAGTGGATCACGAATAA
- a CDS encoding DMT family transporter encodes MAKYWIGIIVASCFEVGWVIGLKHAATPLEWAATIVCIIVSFTVLIKASNHLPVGTVYAVFVGLGTAGTVVTDIVLFDQAASVMKLALIVVLLVGVIGLKLVSGEEKSA; translated from the coding sequence ATGGCAAAGTATTGGATTGGCATCATCGTCGCATCATGTTTTGAAGTGGGCTGGGTCATCGGATTAAAACATGCGGCAACACCACTTGAGTGGGCTGCAACGATCGTCTGTATCATCGTTAGCTTTACCGTGCTAATTAAAGCGAGTAACCATTTACCAGTCGGAACGGTCTATGCTGTCTTCGTCGGTCTCGGAACAGCAGGAACGGTCGTGACGGATATCGTCTTGTTCGATCAAGCCGCTTCCGTGATGAAATTAGCATTGATTGTTGTCTTACTCGTCGGCGTCATCGGTCTGAAGTTAGTCAGTGGAGAGGAGAAATCAGCATGA